From the Clostridiales bacterium FE2011 genome, one window contains:
- a CDS encoding class I SAM-dependent methyltransferase: MTDFDRVKEYYRFFDEKNRLVNSGSGKLEFLMSMELLKRWLPGKGSIFDLGGGAGAYSFPLAAEGYKVFLADLSEELIQQAEEQNREVEHPVICNVVNAIDLSLYNDGQFDAVLVMGPLYHLLEASERDQCIAEVNRVLKPGGIVFATFLPYLSGSVGVVERFFGHPNQVDADTIREVFRSGKFNNLTNAGFQEGYYPTSEEIEELFRNHGFSKQQIRSIRGFGWKREEVLFRAQEKDPDMFKVMIDMINETAENKAIVETCGHAVYVGKKA; encoded by the coding sequence ATGACAGACTTCGACAGGGTAAAAGAGTACTACAGGTTCTTTGATGAAAAGAACCGGCTGGTGAACAGCGGCAGTGGCAAGCTGGAGTTTTTGATGAGCATGGAACTGCTGAAACGCTGGCTGCCTGGGAAAGGGTCAATTTTTGACCTGGGCGGCGGGGCCGGCGCTTATTCCTTCCCGCTGGCGGCGGAAGGGTATAAGGTGTTCCTGGCCGACCTGTCGGAGGAACTGATTCAGCAGGCAGAGGAGCAGAACAGGGAGGTTGAACACCCCGTAATCTGCAATGTGGTGAACGCCATCGACCTGAGCCTGTACAATGACGGCCAGTTTGACGCCGTGCTCGTGATGGGGCCCCTGTATCATTTGCTGGAGGCGTCCGAGCGGGATCAGTGCATCGCCGAGGTCAACCGTGTCTTAAAGCCGGGCGGCATCGTGTTTGCAACCTTCCTGCCTTATCTGTCCGGAAGCGTCGGCGTTGTGGAGCGGTTCTTCGGCCATCCGAATCAGGTGGACGCGGATACCATCCGGGAGGTTTTCCGGTCTGGTAAATTCAACAACCTGACCAACGCAGGTTTCCAGGAAGGTTACTATCCGACCTCGGAGGAGATCGAGGAACTGTTCCGGAATCACGGGTTCAGCAAACAGCAGATCCGATCCATCCGCGGCTTCGGCTGGAAACGGGAAGAGGTGCTCTTCCGGGCGCAGGAGAAGGATCCGGACATGTTTAAGGTCATGATCGACATGATCAATGAAACGGCTGAAAACAAGGCGATCGTTGAGACCTGCGGCCACGCGGTATACGTGGGGAAGAAGGCGTAA
- a CDS encoding sigma-70 family RNA polymerase sigma factor translates to MRKQEAEKILESWLNPVLGFALKRCKTPEDAEDLSQEIILRVYRALLLRDDVEDVSKFIWTVAHNALCNYYRSASKNMIGIPVEALADLPAESAEDAEEDAETVERLKKEIAYLSGLQRKIVIAYYIDHKKQEQIARELGIPVGTVKWHLFEAKKELKKGMGKMREASSLKYNPVRFVTRGITGSLGRKDVYDMFGSPLVQNLCYAVRDTWKTVNEIADDLGVSPVYLEDEAARLEEFGFLKKKGDKYLADFLLEEPSLDFLRLENDTYKAAADLFADELYTRLTERGVLDSPAITGRWKTDKNFLLWALIPYIAACSGDSVREMKISFEEAATVRKDGGTNIFHAQVREAVPEEYEAMNGWFGPCWNGDGKHILWQVGSEWSDNLQERAMNYQEDTAKILALYEREQQEKLSVDEYAWLAQMGQIVLDSEDRAQWQIVVLDNQQIREELLAIGTKIREEKAAEFRKLKEKYTQAALKNLPSQMRKMKEFELQFLFNSDGRFVYYCLKKLVNSGKLTPPPEEQKKAMSTLIMPA, encoded by the coding sequence ATGAGGAAACAGGAAGCGGAGAAAATCCTGGAATCCTGGCTGAATCCGGTGCTCGGATTTGCGCTGAAACGGTGCAAAACCCCGGAAGACGCCGAGGATCTTTCCCAGGAGATCATCCTGCGGGTTTACAGAGCGCTTCTTCTGCGTGACGACGTGGAAGACGTGAGTAAATTCATCTGGACTGTGGCGCACAATGCCCTGTGCAACTACTACCGGAGCGCATCAAAGAACATGATCGGCATTCCGGTGGAAGCCCTGGCGGATCTCCCGGCCGAATCCGCGGAAGACGCGGAAGAGGACGCGGAGACGGTGGAGCGCCTGAAGAAGGAGATTGCCTATCTGTCCGGACTGCAGCGGAAGATCGTGATCGCCTATTACATCGACCACAAAAAGCAGGAACAGATTGCCCGGGAGCTCGGCATTCCCGTCGGAACTGTGAAATGGCATCTGTTCGAGGCGAAGAAAGAGCTGAAGAAAGGAATGGGAAAAATGAGAGAAGCAAGCAGCCTGAAATATAATCCCGTCCGGTTTGTAACCCGGGGAATTACCGGGAGCCTTGGACGGAAAGATGTATATGATATGTTCGGCAGCCCGCTGGTGCAGAATCTTTGCTACGCGGTACGGGATACCTGGAAAACCGTGAATGAGATTGCGGATGACCTGGGCGTTTCTCCGGTTTACCTGGAGGACGAGGCTGCCCGTCTGGAGGAGTTTGGCTTCCTGAAAAAGAAGGGCGATAAGTACCTGGCGGACTTCCTGCTGGAGGAGCCGAGTCTGGACTTCCTGCGGCTGGAAAATGATACTTACAAGGCGGCGGCGGATCTGTTTGCCGATGAACTTTATACACGGCTGACGGAGAGGGGCGTCCTGGATTCCCCGGCTATTACCGGTAGATGGAAGACGGATAAAAACTTCCTGCTGTGGGCGCTGATTCCCTATATTGCGGCCTGCTCCGGAGACAGCGTCCGGGAGATGAAGATTTCCTTTGAGGAAGCCGCGACGGTCCGGAAGGACGGCGGAACCAACATCTTTCACGCGCAGGTCCGGGAAGCAGTGCCGGAAGAATATGAGGCGATGAACGGCTGGTTCGGTCCCTGCTGGAACGGGGACGGGAAACACATCCTGTGGCAGGTGGGCAGCGAATGGTCAGACAACCTGCAGGAACGGGCAATGAACTATCAGGAAGACACGGCGAAAATCCTTGCCCTGTATGAAAGGGAACAACAGGAAAAGCTTTCCGTGGATGAGTATGCCTGGCTGGCCCAGATGGGACAGATTGTCCTGGACAGTGAGGATCGGGCGCAATGGCAGATCGTGGTGCTGGACAATCAGCAGATCCGGGAGGAACTGCTGGCCATCGGCACAAAGATCCGGGAAGAAAAAGCAGCGGAATTCAGGAAACTGAAGGAGAAGTATACCCAGGCTGCCCTGAAGAACCTGCCCTCCCAGATGCGGAAGATGAAAGAGTTTGAATTGCAGTTCCTGTTCAACTCGGACGGCCGGTTTGTGTACTACTGCCTGAAGAAACTGGTGAACAGCGGGAAACTGACGCCCCCTCCGGAGGAACAGAAGAAGGCTATGTCCACGCTGATCATGCCTGCGTGA
- a CDS encoding YaiI/YqxD family protein, producing the protein MTIYIDADACPVTRIAERIAKEHSIPVTLLCDTNHLLTSDYSTVRTIGAGADAVDLALINLCRRGDIVITQDYGVAALALGKGAKAIHQSGMRYTDDNIDRLLMERHLARKARQSGKHHLKGPAKRTEEDDRRFAESFEKLISESEYVCRIATREEMERKWNAEIERNTEDRENWIVWKAMAIKNAEDGASIPYYGFLGQEIICEATAVLKPEYVQNGEGLADEHTAYLCAFRTNEAYRGQGYFSALMKFMLEDLRRKGYTKVTVGVEPEEETNRRIYDHWGFSELIKRSQESYPDGTEIEVEYYGKRL; encoded by the coding sequence ATGACGATCTATATTGACGCCGATGCCTGTCCGGTGACGAGGATTGCCGAGCGCATCGCGAAGGAGCACAGCATCCCGGTAACACTGCTGTGCGACACCAATCATCTGCTGACGTCGGATTACAGCACGGTCCGGACCATCGGGGCCGGGGCGGACGCCGTGGACCTGGCCCTGATCAACCTCTGCCGCCGGGGCGATATCGTGATCACCCAGGATTACGGCGTCGCGGCCCTGGCGCTGGGAAAGGGCGCGAAGGCAATCCACCAGAGCGGCATGCGGTACACGGATGACAACATTGACCGCCTGCTGATGGAACGGCACCTGGCCAGGAAAGCCCGACAGAGCGGGAAGCATCACCTGAAGGGTCCGGCGAAGCGCACGGAGGAGGATGACCGGCGTTTTGCGGAGAGCTTTGAAAAGCTGATCAGTGAAAGTGAATATGTGTGCCGGATCGCGACCCGGGAAGAGATGGAGCGGAAGTGGAACGCGGAAATCGAGCGCAACACGGAGGACCGGGAAAACTGGATTGTCTGGAAGGCAATGGCCATCAAAAACGCAGAGGACGGTGCCAGCATTCCGTATTACGGATTCCTTGGACAGGAGATCATCTGCGAGGCTACGGCAGTGCTGAAGCCGGAATATGTGCAGAACGGCGAAGGCCTGGCGGATGAGCATACAGCCTATCTGTGCGCCTTCAGGACCAACGAGGCTTACCGGGGACAAGGATACTTCTCAGCACTCATGAAGTTCATGCTGGAGGACCTCCGGCGGAAGGGATATACGAAGGTGACAGTGGGCGTGGAACCGGAGGAGGAAACCAACCGGCGGATCTATGACCATTGGGGATTCAGCGAGCTGATCAAGCGCTCGCAGGAAAGCTATCCCGACGGGACGGAGATCGAAGTGGAATACTACGGGAAGAGGCTGTGA